CCTAATGCAGCGTCAAATGTTTGATGCATAAGCGTACTCAATTCTATCAATTTTTAATTCTCTACCTGAGCGAATATCTTCCATTGGGGAATTACACTCAGGACAGGCATATTGGCAGCCAATTTTTGGCTCATATTCCTTTTGGCAACGGTGACAAAAGGCAATTAGGGGTGTTTCTTGAATAACCAGTTTTACCCCTTTTAAAAAAATGTTGCACGTTTGGACTTCAAAAGCAAATTGCAAACTTGCAGGTTCAACGCAAGTGAACTTACCAACAATTAGATGAATTTGGGAAATCTGAGGGCGCTCTGGCTGGGATTCCCACCAATCTTTTACTGTTAAAATGAGCGCTTTTGTCATGTCAGTTTCGTGCAAAATTCACCTCCACTCTGCAACTAACTCCGGTTGTGCTTCGGGGTGAATGTATGCGGGTTTTTCTTTACGCGGTAACTGACCGGATATCACCAAATGCGCCATTGTGTCACAAATCACCCGCGTTGCCATTAATGATGTGATATCGCTAATGTCGTAAGGAGGTGACACTTCTACCACTTCCAGTCCACAAACAGGTGCTTTTTGGACAATTTTACCCAACATAGAAAGCGCTTCGCGAGGCAATAATCCACCTGGTTCCGGCCAACCAGTTCCTGGGACAAAACCAGCATCAATGCAGTCAATATCAAAACTGATATAAACGCAATCTGTACCGTCTAATGCTCTTTCTAAAGCAAAGTTGACGGCTGCATCCAGCCCCATTTCCGTGATGTCGGTAACTGTTAAGATATTCGTCGCTCTTTCCCGACAAACTTTTACACCCTGACGCGGTACTTGCCAGCCACCAATTCCTAATTGAACGAGGTTTTTTGCTGGGGCATTTTTGATATTTGTCGCATGGAACCAGGGGCAGGTATGCATCCGTTCATCGAGATCTGTTTCCTGGGTATCGACGTGGCGGTCAAAGTGAATAATTCCGACTTTTTTATCACCTAAATGACGGCAAACTCCCCGGACTGTGGGATAGCCAATTGAGTGGTCGCCTCCCAAAATTATCGGAAATGCACCCGAACTAAAGATGTGAGCAATTCCTTTAGAAATCTGGTCAAATGATTTTTCATTATTTGCCGGAATGGTGAAAATATCACCCACATCACACAGGGTAATTTGCTCACGCAAATCCACTCCCAGTTCAAAGTTATAAGGGGTGTATAATGCAGAAATTCGCCGTATTCCTTGCGGGCCAAAACGAGTCCCCGGTCGATAAGTGGTTCCTGAGTCGTGCGGCACTCCAACAATGGCAACGTCGTATTCACCGACTTTCCGCACATCTTCTAAATAAGGCGCTTTCAAGAAAGTATTAATCCCGGC
The sequence above is a segment of the Mastigocladopsis repens PCC 10914 genome. Coding sequences within it:
- the hypA gene encoding hydrogenase maturation nickel metallochaperone HypA, which gives rise to MHETDMTKALILTVKDWWESQPERPQISQIHLIVGKFTCVEPASLQFAFEVQTCNIFLKGVKLVIQETPLIAFCHRCQKEYEPKIGCQYACPECNSPMEDIRSGRELKIDRIEYAYASNI
- the speB gene encoding agmatinase, which translates into the protein MNEQSLPNSNSHLTPNSTEANRALEKEAHLPMTGWQQEVSSGLEFGLEAAESIKDRSIPTFSRGELPHYAGINTFLKAPYLEDVRKVGEYDVAIVGVPHDSGTTYRPGTRFGPQGIRRISALYTPYNFELGVDLREQITLCDVGDIFTIPANNEKSFDQISKGIAHIFSSGAFPIILGGDHSIGYPTVRGVCRHLGDKKVGIIHFDRHVDTQETDLDERMHTCPWFHATNIKNAPAKNLVQLGIGGWQVPRQGVKVCRERATNILTVTDITEMGLDAAVNFALERALDGTDCVYISFDIDCIDAGFVPGTGWPEPGGLLPREALSMLGKIVQKAPVCGLEVVEVSPPYDISDITSLMATRVICDTMAHLVISGQLPRKEKPAYIHPEAQPELVAEWR